A window of the Streptomyces luomodiensis genome harbors these coding sequences:
- a CDS encoding glutamate ABC transporter substrate-binding protein, with the protein MTDMRRPRHVTVALTTVLLVLLTAGCGKEGSPPAKGPRAEKLPTYTVATGFRLPSSPTWRRAERRGHLTVGVKEDQPYLGERDPATGRYSGFDIEIARMMSASLGFDPKTIRFQTIASANRETALQSGQIDYYVGTYTINPLRKRLVGFAGPYFMAGQSLLVRTDENDIHGPGDLAGRTVCSVAGSTPLQRIEADYPKAHAVAYDTYSVCVDNLLSFQVDAVTTDNTILLGYAAKAPEELKVVGRPFSKEPYGIGVPKQDNALRFALDDAIQAHQRNGDWKKAYEATLGLSGVPAPKPPPIDRYRTG; encoded by the coding sequence ATGACGGATATGAGGCGTCCGCGCCATGTGACCGTGGCCCTCACCACGGTGCTGCTCGTGCTGCTCACGGCCGGCTGCGGCAAGGAGGGCAGCCCGCCCGCCAAGGGACCCCGGGCGGAGAAGCTGCCCACCTACACGGTGGCGACCGGATTCCGGCTGCCGTCCTCGCCCACCTGGCGCAGGGCCGAGCGCCGTGGCCATCTCACCGTGGGGGTCAAGGAGGACCAGCCCTATCTGGGCGAGCGGGACCCGGCCACCGGCCGCTACTCGGGGTTCGACATCGAGATCGCCCGCATGATGTCCGCCTCCCTCGGCTTCGACCCGAAGACCATCCGGTTCCAGACCATCGCCTCGGCCAACCGCGAGACCGCGCTCCAAAGCGGCCAGATCGACTACTACGTCGGCACCTACACCATCAATCCGCTGCGCAAACGGCTGGTCGGCTTCGCCGGGCCGTACTTCATGGCCGGCCAGTCGCTGCTGGTGCGCACCGACGAGAACGACATCCACGGACCCGGCGACCTGGCGGGCAGGACCGTCTGCTCGGTGGCCGGCTCGACCCCGCTCCAGCGCATCGAGGCCGACTACCCCAAGGCCCACGCGGTCGCGTACGACACGTACTCGGTGTGCGTGGACAACCTGCTCAGCTTCCAGGTGGACGCGGTGACCACCGACAACACCATCCTGCTCGGCTACGCGGCCAAGGCCCCCGAGGAGCTGAAGGTGGTGGGCCGGCCCTTCTCCAAGGAGCCGTACGGCATCGGCGTGCCCAAGCAGGACAACGCGCTGCGCTTCGCGCTGGACGACGCCATCCAGGCGCACCAGCGCAACGGCGACTGGAAGAAGGCGTACGAGGCGACCCTCGGCCTGTCCGGTGTGCCCGCCCCCAAGCCGCCCCCCATCGACCGCTACCGCACCGGCTGA
- a CDS encoding amino acid ABC transporter permease yields MDVLTQNFSLYGKGFLGTVLLTVYASLLALALGILMAAFRVAPVASLRAFGTVWVTVLRNTPLTLLFFAVMLGLPRFGLVLPFTVFAVLALGCYTSAFICEAVRAGINTVPVGQGEAARSLGMTFDQTLGAVVLPQAFRSVIPPIGSTLIALAKNSAIAGSFSVTELLGTYKPLNEMGYSIIWSFVWIAVGYLIVTLAISAIFSLLERRWGVPR; encoded by the coding sequence ATGGACGTGCTCACCCAGAACTTCTCGCTCTACGGCAAGGGCTTCCTCGGCACCGTGCTGCTGACCGTCTACGCCTCGCTGCTCGCCCTCGCGCTCGGCATCCTGATGGCCGCCTTCCGGGTGGCTCCGGTCGCCTCGCTGCGGGCGTTCGGCACCGTCTGGGTGACGGTGCTCCGCAACACCCCGCTGACGCTGCTGTTCTTCGCGGTGATGCTGGGACTGCCGCGGTTCGGCCTGGTGCTGCCGTTCACCGTCTTCGCGGTGCTCGCGCTCGGCTGCTACACCTCGGCGTTCATCTGCGAGGCGGTGCGCGCGGGCATCAACACGGTGCCGGTGGGGCAGGGCGAGGCGGCCCGCAGCCTGGGCATGACCTTCGACCAGACGCTGGGCGCGGTGGTGCTGCCGCAGGCGTTCCGCTCGGTCATCCCGCCGATCGGATCGACCCTGATCGCGCTCGCCAAGAACTCGGCCATCGCCGGTTCGTTCAGCGTCACCGAACTGCTCGGCACCTACAAACCCCTCAATGAGATGGGCTACAGCATCATCTGGTCCTTCGTCTGGATCGCCGTCGGGTATCTGATCGTCACCCTGGCCATCAGCGCGATCTTCTCCCTCCTGGAGCGGCGCTGGGGGGTGCCGCGATGA
- a CDS encoding amino acid ABC transporter ATP-binding protein, translated as MAVGEPLIELRGVNKHFGALHVLRDIDLTVGRGEVVVIIGPSGGGKSTLIRTINRLETVQTGSIVVDGRPLPEEGKELARLRAEVGMVFQSFNLFAHRTVLANVMLAQVKVRRRGKQDAERRARELLTRVGLGDQAEKFPAQLSGGQQQRVAIARALAMDPQVMLFDEPTSALDPEMINEVLEVMRQLARDGMTMVVVTHEMGFARSAANRVVFMADGRIVEDRAPEEFFKAPESERARDFLSKILKH; from the coding sequence ATGGCCGTCGGTGAGCCGTTGATCGAGCTGCGCGGCGTCAACAAGCACTTCGGTGCTCTGCACGTGCTGCGGGACATCGACCTCACCGTCGGACGCGGCGAAGTGGTCGTGATCATCGGTCCCTCGGGCGGCGGGAAGTCCACCCTGATCCGGACCATCAACCGGCTGGAGACCGTCCAGACCGGCTCCATCGTCGTCGACGGCCGGCCGCTGCCCGAGGAGGGCAAGGAGCTGGCGCGGCTGCGGGCCGAGGTCGGCATGGTCTTCCAGTCGTTCAACCTCTTCGCCCACCGGACCGTCCTGGCCAATGTGATGCTCGCGCAGGTCAAGGTGCGCCGGCGCGGGAAGCAGGACGCCGAGCGGCGCGCCCGCGAACTGCTGACCCGCGTCGGGCTCGGCGACCAGGCCGAGAAGTTCCCCGCCCAGCTCTCCGGAGGCCAGCAGCAGCGGGTGGCCATCGCCCGTGCGCTGGCGATGGACCCGCAGGTGATGCTCTTCGACGAGCCGACCTCGGCGCTGGACCCGGAGATGATCAACGAGGTGCTGGAGGTGATGCGTCAGCTCGCCCGCGACGGCATGACGATGGTCGTCGTCACCCATGAGATGGGTTTCGCCCGCTCCGCCGCGAACCGGGTGGTCTTCATGGCCGACGGCCGGATCGTCGAGGACCGTGCGCCGGAGGAGTTCTTCAAGGCCCCGGAGAGCGAGCGGGCCCGCGACTTCCTGTCCAAGATCCTCAAGCACTGA
- a CDS encoding globin domain-containing protein codes for MTSQTELVKSSFAAVEPYGTQVTEYFYDHLFEHNPAVRPLFAEHMGEQRDRLWQALRALVSKVEDTEAVTRMLDGLGTRHVGYGAAPAHLPAVGASLLASLKHFAGPAWTPETEAAWVAVYGVITDVMGQAMERAGAPAAAGAAQD; via the coding sequence ATGACTTCACAAACCGAACTCGTGAAGAGCAGCTTCGCCGCGGTGGAGCCGTACGGAACACAGGTGACGGAGTACTTCTACGACCACCTCTTCGAGCACAACCCCGCGGTGCGCCCGCTGTTCGCCGAGCACATGGGGGAACAGCGGGACCGGCTGTGGCAGGCCCTCCGAGCCCTGGTGAGCAAGGTGGAGGACACCGAGGCCGTGACCCGGATGCTGGACGGCCTGGGCACCCGGCACGTCGGCTACGGCGCCGCCCCCGCGCATCTGCCGGCCGTCGGCGCCAGCCTGCTCGCCTCCCTGAAGCACTTCGCGGGTCCGGCGTGGACGCCGGAGACCGAGGCCGCCTGGGTCGCGGTATACGGCGTGATCACCGATGTCATGGGGCAGGCCATGGAGCGGGCGGGCGCCCCCGCGGCCGCCGGGGCCGCGCAGGACTGA
- a CDS encoding DUF6278 family protein, whose protein sequence is MNIPFLDNWRKRRGPASGTALMSAQEEDPQGIAQLLSECELLRARAAAAGIGLDDSTASLEALDQMVPRWRDDPDEIPWLGNDAGLYLGTVIVRTVPGAVWQVWPNGRPVVRLASGREIDVVAAGQQWAADGAPELSRRYAEVAEG, encoded by the coding sequence ATGAACATCCCCTTCTTGGACAACTGGCGCAAGCGACGCGGCCCCGCCTCGGGTACGGCCCTGATGAGCGCCCAGGAGGAGGATCCCCAGGGCATCGCCCAACTGCTCTCCGAATGCGAGCTGCTGCGGGCGCGGGCCGCGGCCGCGGGCATCGGGCTCGATGACTCGACGGCCTCCCTGGAGGCCCTGGACCAGATGGTGCCGCGCTGGCGCGACGACCCGGACGAGATCCCCTGGCTGGGCAACGACGCCGGTCTCTACCTCGGCACGGTCATCGTCCGCACCGTCCCCGGCGCGGTCTGGCAGGTGTGGCCCAACGGCCGGCCCGTCGTCAGACTCGCCTCCGGCCGGGAGATCGACGTGGTGGCGGCCGGTCAGCAGTGGGCCGCCGACGGCGCCCCCGAACTCTCCCGGCGCTACGCCGAGGTGGCCGAGGGCTGA